The Oryzias melastigma strain HK-1 linkage group LG3, ASM292280v2, whole genome shotgun sequence genome contains a region encoding:
- the LOC112160387 gene encoding protein phosphatase 1 regulatory subunit 3E — translation MENLTDWSRGAVLCSAAAECHQLLTQFVRMSAIGPPPPDGACSPSGLPHHRHLGSAVRALWCFMNTESVHPAAVMLPPKNCLPRNYSCIAGLFGSLTAANPRLEDGEEFDVMNGSCEPNDNQVVEERPRGREIFLKPPQSPNLRRRCKSLPTPTERAKLEIVRHRSPTSQKKVRFADSLGLELISVKHFNDADDPEVPERILAKLPKGNLHCLDTKFPRAPSQSVFMELQFTNPGTLPGFEQKVREVKVLLESVEADEFSLSGFVRVLNMAFEKSVSLRYSLNNWITFMDSLATYVPNSSDGVTDKFSFKIVMPTYLDNGGALQFAIKYCVGGREFWDNNHGSNYKVRRHCLKMSPPREWENGWIHFI, via the coding sequence ATGGAAAACCTGACCGACTGGAGCCGTGGAGCTGTCCTCTGCTCCGCCGCCGCAGAGTGTCATCAGCTTCTGACGCAGTTCGTGCGCATGTCTGCGATAGGGCCACCGCCACCTGACGGCGCCTGCTCCCCCTCCGGTCTCCCCCATCACAGACACCTTGGCTCTGCAGTGCGGGCGCTGTGGTGTTTCATGAACACGGAGTCCGTGCACCCCGCCGCGGTCATGCTGCCCCCCAAGAACTGCCTCCCGCGGAACTACAGCTGCATCGCCGGGCTGTTCGGGAGCTTGACGGCGGCCAACCCGAGGCTGGAAGATGGGGAGGAATTCGACGTGATGAACGGCTCGTGCGAGCCCAACGACAACCAGGTGGTGGAGGAAAGACCGCGGGGCAGAGAGATCTTCCTGAAGCCACCGCAGAGCCCCAACCTCCGCCGGAGGTGCAAGTCGCTGCCGACACCCACAGAGAGGGCGAAGTTGGAGATCGTGCGCCACAGAAGTCCGACCAGCCAGAAGAAGGTTCGTTTCGCAGACTCTCTGGGCCTGGAGCTCATATCGGTGAAGCATTTCAATGATGCGGATGACCCCGAGGTGCCGGAGCGCATCCTGGCCAAACTACCCAAGGGAAACCTCCACTGCTTGGACACCAAGTTCCCGCGCGCGCCCTCACAGTCCGTGTTCATGGAGCTGCAGTTCACGAACCCGGGCACGCTCCCGGGCTTTGAGCAGAAAGTCCGGGAGGTGAAAGTGCTCCTGGAGAGCGTGGAGGCAGACGAATTCAGCCTCTCCGGGTTCGTGCGCGTTCTGAACATGGCTTTCGAAAAGAGCGTCTCCCTGAGGTACTCCCTAAACAACTGGATCACCTTCATGGACAGTTTGGCCACTTATGTCCCGAACTCCAGCGACGGCGTGACCGACAAGTTCAGCTTCAAGATTGTGATGCCAACCTACTTAGACAACGGAGGCGCGCTGCAGTTCGCCATCAAGTACTGTGTGGGCGGACGGGAGTTTTGGGACAACAATCACGGGAGCAACTACAAAGTCCGGCGCCACTGCCTGAAAATGTCCCCGCCTCGGGAATGGGAAAACGGATGGATTCACTTTATCTGA
- the LOC112160388 gene encoding uncharacterized protein LOC112160388: protein MQIQQEDDPAAEMRADGQLSSEEDKTGSQTRKMTQRKHVDALLDISEEMFLRDQEPYEYHCYSAWEDAVCGWPRAAPLSCILISQKSPKKTKHKDAEAPIPSSVHQTPSREERSADMADLRDKRLIDLQKTVLIYPRINFGNHSGERTHQIDATKRLFLNAPQRNLNYFFVKKKLEEERILREACFRPHQWPSKCFVFEKRLAKPRRHNQRPKHTAIPIKTFTFLPAIEPAHINHNVQCHGCRNLNVPEKHNFYEKMFDFDSKNETQVARRDAITKSEVYNVALISKDKTCQRDPSLFSAISGSFPKKYQVPVSQS from the exons ATGCAGATCCAGCAAGAAGATGATCCGGCAGCGGAGATGAGAGCTGACGGGCAGCTCTCATCAGAGGAGGACAAAACTGGGTCACAGACTCGCAAGATGACCCAAAGGAAACATGTTGACGCCCTCCTGGACATCAGTGAGGAGATGTTCCTAAGAGACCAGGAGCCATACGAGTATCATTGTTACTCTGCTTGGGAAGATGCT GTCTGCGGTTGGCCCAGAGCTGCTCCTCTAAGCTGCATCCTTATAAGCCAGAAAAGCCCCAAGAAAACTAAGCATAAGGATGCTGAGGCTCCAATCCCTTCTTCTGTTCACCAAACACCCTCTAGAGAAGAACGCTCAGCAGACATGGCAGATCTACGCGACAAAAGACTAATTGACcttcagaaaactgttttaatataCCCACGAATTAATTTTGGAAATCATTCTGGTGAAAGAACTCACCAAATAGATGCAACAAAAAGACTTTTTCTGAATGCCCCACAgagaaatttgaattatttctttgtcaaaaaaaagctAGAGGAGGAACGGATCCTTCGAGAGGCATGTTTCAGGCCTCACCAGTGGCCCTCCAAATGCTTTGTCTTTGAGAAGAGGCTGGCTAAGCCTCGGCGGCACAACCAAAGACCCAAACATACAGCTATTCCAATTAAAACCTTCACGTTTCTCCCAGCCATCGAACCTGCACATATCAACCATAACGTTCAATGTCACGgatgcagaaatttgaatgtaccagagaaacataatttttatgagaaaatgtttgattttgataGTAAGAATGAAACACAAGTGGCAAGAAGAGACGCTATTACTAAATCTGAGGTTTACAATGTAGCCTTGATTTCCAAAGACAAGACATGTCAACGAGATCcttctttattttctgctaTAAGTGGTTCCTTCCCTAAGAAGTATCAAGTACCCGTGTCTCAGTCCTGA